CTGTAAAAGACCACTTGAGAttgcacacacacacacacacacaattcAGCACAACAGTAGAGACGGTTGGTATAAAATATGCAGTAGGTGTTCATGTATATAGTTGCAGGCAACCTGAACAGTAGTGGCAGGGAAAAAGTAGTCGCAGAAGAAGTGCAGTGGATGTATACCTTGCAAGTTTGTATCAGTAGGTATAAAGCATGATGGCAGATGGTGTTGCAGCATAAATAAAGGTAGATGACATAAGAACCACATACCAGAGGCACAAATAAAATTCAAGTCCGCTGCATATGAACCAAAAACCAACAGAACTGGGAATCATACTCAGCACCATAAGCATCATTAGCTCCAGCATCACAAGTTGAATCAGAGAATAAGCGTTATGTACTGCAGGATAGAAGGCAGGCCTGGCAGAGTAGGGAGCACATTGTTGCAGAGCATTAACTATCGTAACAGCAGCAAATAATATTTGCACTAAGAACCCAAGCAACACACACACACGTACAGCAGTAACCAACATCACCCTGCAAACTCAGATTTGTTGCACAAAGAAATATCCGTACTAAACACGCACACGCTGACACAATATGACAGACCAGAGGGAGCAATTGATTGGTATTGTGGCAATCGTAGTACGAGTTGACCAGGATAAACAATAAGCAATATTACAAACCAACAGCTACATACACACACACGATGAAATAATGACCCGTACTAGATATCAAccgatagaaatgtagttgataTAGTGAGAGATAGAGAGCGCGAACAGGCGAAATAACAACTCCAGAATATATGGAAAGAGAGAAGTACAGGAGGACAAATAGGTGCAGAATCACATGATATAGCAATAACAGTTGATGCAGGTGTAAAAACAGCATTAGTAGTACTGAACAATCTTTGTTAAAGCAGAGTACCAAAAGAAGCAAAGGACCAAGGTGTAGTAAGCATCAGCATGATCTCAGCTGTAGCAGTTGCATTCTAAGAAGAAAGTATGAACTGAGCTGCACTTTCCTTACTCTTACCACAAGAACTGCAAACTCCCATTGCTGCACCGGAGTTGTATATGGAATATGAACTCAGCACCATCAGACAGGTACCAAACCAGCAAGGAATCAAGGATCTAGTACCAACACAATAATGAACTCACTAACCATAATCAAGGCCTAAACCATCTAACAAAAGTCAACAAGAACAAATATTGAAACCATCAAACAAAAGAATTGGTCTGGCATTATTCAGCAACATAAAAAATCAAAAGGAGATGGGAGAATTAACCATAGGCTGCACACAGAGCTATGCACAGACTCAATAAATAGGACTTTTAACTTGTACACTAGAATCAACACCAATTCCAAAATCCCAATTTCACTCTCAGCTCCACCACGCAAGACATTCAAGACGATGCAGGTGAGGATCGTCTTGAAGCAAGAATTGAAACATGAGTATGAATTTGAGGAATTTAAGCACTAGATGGATACCATGATAGATTTGTTAGAATCTACATATCTTCAGACGATTTAATCAAATGTGATTTGATATAGAAGAGGATACTGAAATTAGTACTAAAATTTGATATTTCTATCTAATGATCAAAATGATTTCAAGCTTAGCTACTAAAACACAATCTAGAAGATCAAATCAAACTACATTGTTCAGGAAGATAACTTGTTCAGAATCTCAGAGAACAAGTTTAACATCCCTTGATTTCAGAACTGAAGATCAAAGACTTAACTCACTGAAATTTTGATTGGATTGTAATTCCCTTGATTCCCAATCAAATTtcataagaagaagagaatactGTGAATTAGATCGGCAAGTAAATAAACCAAATAAACTACTAAATCATATGTCTGTTACTTAAaaccaaaaggaaaaactactgaAAATCAAACAAACTTGTTCTGAGAAAGATAAAACTACTGATATCCATAGTTTTCAACTTTAAATAAAAACAACTCCAATAAAACCCTAAGTGAATAATGATTTGATTTTGAGAACCCTAGGTGATACTAACCCTCTTCAGATGTCTGCATTTTTCATCAATTCAATAAATCTTGTCATGATATCATCAAACTTCCCAACAACTTCATTCATTGGTTTTCTTGGGAGCGAAGCTCTTGCCCCTACCCAATTTCCAGCCAACCTCGCCTTGTCCCAGAGaatcaaatcacgaaaaacaTCGTAATCATCTTTCAAAGTATCCGGAATGTTTAAATTCCATCCCCATGGGTTAATGGAGAGATAACATTGATTAACACATCGTTCGACGGCATCATATTCTTCCAAAGTGGGTAGTTCGGATCCGCGCAACTCACAGAGAGActtaacatcttcaaatttttgATTCCAGCTACTGAATTCTTTAGGCCATGAAAGTAATTCCTGGGGATAAAATTCATTTTTCCTATCTTCTTCACTGTTAGAATCAAGCATATAGTCTCCTACGAAGTCCCGAAGAGAAGCCCTACAAGAGAGGAGGAAAAGAAGACAATCAAAAGTTTTAGACATATACATGCAGACACTCAAATTACTTGGATTCTCCTAAATAAAAAGTTTTAAACATATGTTTGAAGCAGGTGAAATATAATATTTCATCTTGATTACATTTGTGGATCTGTAAAGAATCTAAACCACATGCATGCAACAAATTCAGACAACCATCACCAAAATCCAAATTCATTTAGCGAGACCATCTATAAAATCCCAATTTCATCTTTACACAATCTTCTGCAACGAATTTCAGTATACTCCATTAGTAAATCATATTAAAACTCAATTCTCAAAAAGATCCACcttcattttcaatttttcagaagaaaaagaaaatcattaaCCTTAGGCATAGTTAATCTTTTCAAAAAACCCTAACTagtagactagaaagaaaaaacaaagacaGAACCagcaagaaaaataacaaagaatccATAGCAATAACAAAACAATGAGGATTTAAATAGCATACCATATGAAATCAAACGATTTGGAGAAATAGTTTACATGCAACAACTCTCAGaaaatcaatttttcatttttttttattttaatggaAAAGAAAATGATAAGTTTCTTGGTTCACATTCTAAATTATATAGCATGATGAGGCATTAAATGGATGAACTAACATACCTAATATCTGTACAGTCAAATCATTATCCATCACCCAACTACTATTATTAACTGAGACCATTTATAATACCCCCAAATCATgctttcaaaacaaaaacaaaaaatggtaataATAGTAAAAGGAAAATAGTAAAAGGAAAATAATCAGTAACTTCAGCCATAGCTTTATACTAGAAAACAGAGCAAAGGCCAGCCACAAGAACaccaaaaagttcataaaaaaacataatagcattttgcttcaaaaaaaattatcTATTAACAGAagattattacttcaaaaaatgAAAAACAGGGGATTTTTTAAGGTTGAAATAACTTACCATATTGAATCAAAGCCTTCTTGTTCTTCAAACCTTAGAAATGTATAACGGTCTGCATTCACTATCCTTCTTCCAACATTATTTTCATTCGCTACTTGTTCCTCGTACTGTGGTGGATCTTTGTATCCAAATGTTTTGTTATCAACTCTAACAAAGTCAACAATCCATCTGATTTCCTGAGAACCAAAATCTTTAAAGACTAAAAGCGGCTGTCTCGAATTACTTTTATCAACACTAACATTGCGAAATCCATCATTTACAAGAATCCTTTCATCATCTTCACCACTTTGTGCCATAATTTTAGCCCTAAAAAACTCCATGGTGGAAAtcttgaaagaagaagaatatggacAGTGTTTCAAGAGAAGAAACTAGTTCAAAGATAAAAGAAACTGATGGACTATTTGATGGGAAACAATTGTGTAGAGTGTAGTATTTAAACAAAGGTGAAGTTTGAAGGTGATGTGTTTATGCTTTAAGATGTCTGATAGAATTAATGTCATGACCAGTTGGCATTATGCTTGATGAGGAGGCTATAAACTACCAGACAGCATTTGTAATGGTTAAGTAAATGAGTCATCTGGCTATTCTTTAACTCATTGCTTCTGATAAGATCAGCTTAGAAACCATTTTCGAATTTAACGTCCATCTGTAGTTCTTTCAAATCAAACTCAACAATTTTGAATCTTGCAGTGATGTATGGGTCAATTGTTACGGTGAAAAACTCAACTTTTGATATAGACGACATGCTTATTTTCTATGGCATCCCCATGGGTGAGTAATATTTGTATTATACATTGGATTCAAGAGATTTAACATTGACATGTGTGACTATTGTTCCAGCGCATGTAAATCAATTCGATAGCAAAATGTTAGGTTAATGCTCGGCACTTTAAAATTGGTCACTTCTTCAAAAGCCTTTATCAAAGCAAGAACAGAGTCCTTCAAGAAAGAAGAGTCATGCAACCAAATTCAAGGCAATAATGTCTTTAGTTACCCTCCAATACAGTGAGGTGGCTCATATCCATATGGGTTGAATAAAGATTCCATTAGAGCTTTGCCTCTGTGAGAAAAAAGACTAGTATTTTAGTACGTAGAGATTTGCATGGGGTGTTTCTTTAGACATGTTTCGGCTCCCAATAATAAGATAAACCAACCAACAGGTCAAACAATTCCCAATAATAAAATGTAAGCAGCCAAACAGTAAGGAAATGGGATATGTTTTGCTGTTTACATCGTGTAATTTTCTCGTGTTTCAGATTTTTGGGATGAGTTTGTGAAAATATAATCCAGATGTCATGGATGCATTGGTTGATTATAAAGGTTGGTCTCTATATTTGAACTTGTGTAATTAATTTTCATCCGCTATTTATTTGGTTGCTTGAAGATTGTTTCTGATTAACATCACAGGCTACTAGCGGATATCTTGACTCGTCTTTGGACATGTTTGTTAACAATTTTATGCCGCACCTGTCTTTTGTTAACGAGCTAAATAAACCTCGTGACATTGTAAAAAGAGAACAAGTGCTTGATCAAGGGAAGAAGATCAATCATTAACGAAAACTTACAAGACTAAACAAAGATCACCATGTAGGACCCAAGAGTTGAAAGAGAGAAGCATtattgaagacttgacctactcTCTAAATTCAATTTTTCAGTTGAACTTTGCCTCTCTGAGGAGAAAGATTATTAATCCGATTATTACATGGAGTGTTTTCTTTAAACATGTTTCAGTTTCCTATACGAGAGTAAATgggtgttgttaataattttgtttttattttgcagTCACCCCTTTCATCTCTTCTCTCACAGTACTATATATCGGTCAGTTTCCTCGTCGATATGTCTGTCTCCAAGGGTTCAAACATATCCAGTGCGTACAATAGACAAAGAATCTGCTTAGTGATATGTACATGCATGATATTTATGCATGTATACTtctgatcataaagaaaattgatgtAGAAACTTAATTGCAGTGCATGGAACCTTCTTGATAATTGATATTCATCCTCCTCAAGTTCTTGACTCATTTTGCACAATGGCTTAATTATGTCAACTAGCTAGTCTAGTACAATTGGCCTCCTCTATACATTAATTGCAACCAACGTAGGCACAACATTAAACAAAGAGAAGACCATCaaagattttcttcttttcttttctttttctttgaacaAATAGATCATCAAGCTCCCAACACTCAGGATTACAATTCATTTCTCCGGCGCACTGCATATACGCGTATACCCTTTTGTAATCATTTCGTTTGCCTTGGAAATGATGGCTACTCCATAATCTGGTAGGTGGCGTGTAGATTGTACTAGATTAGACTAGAGGGAGGAGAGGAGAGGCAACAGAGGAGAGTAAAGACTTGGGTTTTTTTTTGCAGCACTATTAAAAGACTTGGTGTAAACATCACATAGTTAAGACTTTGAAAGAGAGAAGAAAATTGAGATTTGCATTCGATGCATAGTCATGTATCTTACTGAGTATAATTACTGAACAGATTTACTGCACATTTGGATACTTAATTATCAGACAACCAAAATTTCAGAAGAGCTTTGCCTTCCCGAGAAAAAAGACTCTTAATACGATTACATGCAACAGTGCTAGCGGGGTACCAAATTAAATAGGGTGTACCAAAACTATAATAAGATAAAACAGATTTTCATATAAGACAAGATATTTTTTACCTTGGCTTGGTACACCCCTTTTAAACCGGGCACCCCATTAGCAGTCTTGATTACATGGAgtgtctcttttttttcttggaaAAAAAATTAGTAGATTAAAATGACTCAACCAAGTAGTCAGAAAGTGCAACCAACAAGTCACAAAGGTGAAGTTTGAAGGTGGTGTGTTTATGCTTTAAGATGTCTGATAGAATTAATGTCATGGCCAGTTGGCATTATACTTGATGAGGCTATAAATTACCAGACAGCATTAATTTGTAATGGTTAAGTAAATGAGTTATCTGGCTATTCTTCAACTCATTGCTTCTGATAAGATCAGCTTAGAAACCATTTTCGAATTTAACGTCTATTTTTTACTTTCAATGTTACTTCTAGCTGTAGTTCTTTCAAATGAAACTCAAAAATTTTGGATCTCGCAGTGATATATGGGTCAATTGTCACGGTGAAAAACTCAACTTTTGATATAGACGA
This is a stretch of genomic DNA from Papaver somniferum cultivar HN1 chromosome 1, ASM357369v1, whole genome shotgun sequence. It encodes these proteins:
- the LOC113278730 gene encoding uncharacterized protein LOC113278730 gives rise to the protein MWFRFFTDPQMASLRDFVGDYMLDSNSEEDRKNEFYPQELLSWPKEFSSWNQKFEDVKSLCELRGSELPTLEEYDAVERCVNQCYLSINPWGWNLNIPDTLKDDYDVFRDLILWDKARLAGNWVGARASLPRKPMNEVVGKFDDIMTRFIELMKNADI